The following proteins are co-located in the Colius striatus isolate bColStr4 chromosome 6, bColStr4.1.hap1, whole genome shotgun sequence genome:
- the DLK1 gene encoding protein delta homolog 1: MGLRAAGLIGCCCLLPLVLPAAPGVNCKTGCHPENGFCEFPGECRCQPGWQGALCNQCVPFPGCLHGSCAKPWQCICEEGWVGSLCDIDIHPCSAKPCTNNSTCIETGDGGYICLCAQGFMGKNCHLKKGPCIINGSPCQNGGTCVDDNGFAPHASCLCPSGFAGNFCEIDRDDCESNPCENGGTCTDIGGGFSCFCPHGYTGKLCSSHILFCASSPCENGGTCIEHPQGGFECICKPEFIGGTCKHPSNSTSLPGVNVETKHTQNHKPPSKAHHRSVQQQEVLKITMKETIQKADPLLSRSQVICFVVLGLLTCLVVLGTTGIVFFSKCEMWLANAKYSHLLRKKKNFLLKSNNGENLSVNIIFPEKIKLTNYTKNYTAI, encoded by the exons ATGGGGCTGCGCGCCGCCGGGCTCAtcggctgctgctgcctgctgcccctCGTCCTCCCCGCAGCCCCAG GTGTGAACTGTAAAACTGGCTGCCACCCAGAGAATGGATTTTGTGAATTTCCAGGTGAATGCAG GTGTCAACCTGGTTGGCAGGGTGCTCTTTGTAATCAGTGtgttcccttccctggctgTTTGCACGGCAGCTGTGCCAAGCCCTGGCAGTGCATTTGTGAGGAGGGCTGGGTTGGCAGCCTCTGTGACATAG ATATTCACCCGTgttctgcaaagccctgcaccaATAACTCAACGTGCATAGAGACTGGAGATGGGGGATATATTTGCCTGTGTGCCCAGGGATTTATGGGAAAAAACTGCCATCTGAAAAAAGGACCCTGCATTATTAATGG CTCTCCGTGCCAGAACGGAGGAACGTGCGTTGACGACAATGGGTTTGCACCCCATGCTTCCTGTCTGTGCCCTTCTGGTTTTGCTGGCAACTTCTGTGAAATAGATAGAGATGACTGTGAATCCAACCCGTGTGAAAATGGAGGAACATGTACAGATATTGGTGGGGGTTTCAGTTGCTTTTGTCCCCATGGCTATACAGGAAAGCTTTGCAGCAGCCACATCTTATTCTGTGCAAGCAGCCCATGTGAGAATGGAGGCACATGTATTGAACATCCACAGGGAGGATTTGAATGCATCTGTAAGCCAGAATTCATCGGTGGGACCTGCAAACATCCCAGCAATAGCACAAGTCTTCCTGGAGTGAATGTGGAGACAAAGCACACCCAGAATCACAAGCCACCCTCCAAAGCTCATCACAGATCAGTGCAGCAACAAGAAGTCCTGAAAATAACAATGAAAGAAACAATCCAAAAGGCAGATCCCTTGCTCAGCAGAAGCCAGGTGATATGTTTTGTTGTACTGGGCCTACTGACGTGTCTTGTTGTGTTGGGTACAACCGGCATTGTGTTCTTTTCCAAATGTGAAATGTGGCTCGCTAACGCCAAATACAGCCACCTCCTGCGCAAGAAGAAGAACTTCTTACTGAAATCCAACAACGGGGAAAACCTCTCTGTTAACATTATCTTCCCAGAGAAGATCAAATTGACTAATTACACTAAGAACTACACCGCCATCTAG